The genomic region TTAACCTCATCGATTAGTTCACATTCTTTGAATGCAAGTGATGTAGCAATAATGTTATAAATGGATGCTGGGTCGTCATTAATTAATATTTTGTAATTGTCTCTTAAATATTGACGTTTAGCATTTACAATTTGTTCAATATTCTTTTTCAAGACTCCAACATCAGAATCAAAAAACTGATCGGCTATCTTTACTAAAATGTATCCAACACCATTAAATCGACAACTAATAATGCATTGTAATAATGCTGATTTTAATTCTATTTTAAACTACCTAAAGCATCATCAACATCTAACGATGTGCTTGATATACTGTCTAATGTTATTCCATTCTTTAAACAATCTTTCGCTACATTATCTATGTAGTTCCTAAAAAATATTAAATATTTATATAAATCTCTTACATTTAATCTAAAATTTAATTTCATATCTTTTTTGTTATATTTCTTTTAATCTTATACCACACAAATATAATACACTTTATTATTTTTGCTAACTTTTTTTAATTTTTTGTTACTTTTTTTATACTCTTGTTTTGGTTTATGAAGGATAACTTTTACTTATTTAAATTTACTTTATCTTTAATTAACATCTTTATTTAAATATCAGCGTTAATAAAATTCCTACAGCTAGGGTAATAATGG from Borrelia hispanica CRI harbors:
- a CDS encoding DUF1073 domain-containing protein yields the protein MKLNFRLNVRDLYKYLIFFRNYIDNVAKDCLKNGITLDSISSTSLDVDDALGSLK